A genomic segment from Drosophila miranda strain MSH22 chromosome 3, D.miranda_PacBio2.1, whole genome shotgun sequence encodes:
- the LOC108159288 gene encoding uncharacterized protein LOC108159288 has translation MAESNLIFEDTYSSSSSTSEDSEYSMGEGSSQKDSDESFTSTDMSSSEGSIEDDGPADAKPGCGSIDSKNGKFRQILVRYLLICLQITLRNKNMPIPHSF, from the exons ATGGCCGAATCGAATCTTATCTTTGAGGATACCTactcctccagctccagtACTTCGGAAGACTCTGAGTATTCTATGGGTGAGGGGAGCTCTCAAAAGGATTCTGATGAATCTTTTACATCCACTGATATGAGTTCTTCGGAGGGGTCCATAGAAGACGATGGGCCAGCAGACGCAAAGCCAGGATGTG GATCAATCGATTCTAAAAATGGCAAATTTAGGCAAATTCTGGTGCGTTATTTGCTAATCTGTTTGCAAATTACGCTGCGAAATAAAAA CATGCCCATTCCACATTCTTTTTAG